A genomic window from Lotus japonicus ecotype B-129 chromosome 1, LjGifu_v1.2 includes:
- the LOC130711232 gene encoding ARM REPEAT PROTEIN INTERACTING WITH ABF2-like: MNFDVEVPDGLQIGFVLLVGLLSYKPEYQQPIVDAGVPPYLVDFLRVHKAGLMSQTLVGLLIIIVDTITNLASTNINTMNLIRNEGGIPLLVELLEFNDSCVQRTAAGALRTLAFDNDDNTNQIVECNALPTLVLMLQSEDPTIHYEAISVVRSLIHTSQNIKEVVLEVGALQPVILLLRSSCLKTQKVATSLLGEFATSYSCSKARIAQRGAIRPLVDLLMSSDELLCAMSAFVLGMLAEDSDNQVGIAYNGGIEPLLNLLGSKNEFVQHYAASTLSFVAYNEDNVVDIIKAGGLQKLLNGQFLLQASDYVCRCVAMILKRLKENIYGRVLKHLLNLMRFADKDVQRLVVIALAHLCSPNDHKTIFIVNNGLELLLDLLESKNLKQKSDASAALLKLSAKATFVSIVDAASPLLSSKVYLDEQYVNNPKLSNVTFLVEGKRFYAHRACLQATSDVFHAMFDGGYKESEANDIEIPNIKWDVFRMMIRFIYTGTVDVKLDIAKDLLIAADQYLLEDLKHLCAHAISQDIYVDNVSLMYDMSETYNATSLRNACILFVMEQFDKLSVKPWYCSLVCRIAPSIHKFFSDLLTKPADSEDH; this comes from the exons ATGAACTTTGACGTCGAAGTTCCGGATGGCTTGCAGATCGGATTCGTTTTGCTCGTCGGCCTTCTGTCTTATAAA CCAGAGTACCAACAACCCATTGTTGATGCTGGAGTCCCGCCCTATCTTGTTGATTTCTTAAGGGTGCATAAAGCTGGTCTCATGTCTCAAACACTTGTTGGTCTTCTTATTATAATAGTAGACACAATAACTAATCTTGCTAGTACAAACATCAACACTATGAACCTTATCAG GAATGAAGGTGGTATTCCACTTCTTGTTGAATTGCTTGAATTCAATGATTCATGTGTGCAGAGGACAGCGGCAGGAGCCTTACGAACTCTTGCATTTGACAATGATGACAACACAAATCAA ATTGTTGAATGCAATGCGTTGCCCACTCTCGTATTGATGCTTCAATCAGAGGATCCTACTATACATTATGAGGCG ATAAGTGTAGTTAGAAGTCTGATCCACACTTCGCAGAATATTAAGGAAGTTGTTCTTGAAGTTGGCGCTTTACAACCGGTGATTTTGTTATTGAG GTCCTCTTGTTTGAAGACCCAAAAAGTAGCAACTTCTTTACTTGGTGAATTTGCTACATCATATTCGTGTTCCAAG GCTCGGATTGCCCAAAGAGGGGCTATAAGACCTTTGGTTGACTTGCTTATGTCCTCAGATGAACTACTTTGTGCAATGTCAGCTTTTGTTCTTGGGATGTTAGCAGAG GACTCCGACAATCAAGTTGGTATTGCTTATAATGGAGGTATAGAGCCTCTGCTCAATCTTCTTGGCTCAAAGAATGAGTTTGTCCAACACTATGCAGCCTCCACTCTCTCTTTTGTCGCTTATAATGAG GACAATGTTGTAGATATTATTAAGGCTGGTGGTCTTCAAAAACTGCTCAATGGACA GTTCTTATTACAGGCTTCTGATTATGTGTGTCGGTGTGTGGCAATGATATTAAAAAGATTAAAGGAGAACATTTATGGGAGA GTACTGAAACATCTGTTGAATCTTATGCGCTTTGCAGACAAAGATGTTCAAAGACTTGTAGTTATTGCTCTTGCTCATTTATGTTCCCCTAATGATCATAAAACTATTTTCATTGTTAATAATG GACTAGAATTGCTTCTGGATCTTCTTGAATCTAAAAACCTAAAGCAGAAGAGTGATGCTTCAGCAGCGCTTCTCAAGTTATCTGCCAAAGCCACATTTGTCTCTATTGTTGATGCTGCTTCTCCATTACTATCATCCAAA GTGTACTTGGACGAACAATATGTGAACAATCCCAAACTATCTAATGTCACATTCTTAGTTGAAG GTAAAAGGTTTTATGCTCATAGAGCTTGCTTGCAAGCTACTTCAGATGTATTTCACGCAATGTTTGATGGGGGTTATAAG GAAAGTGAAGCCAATGATATAGAGATTCCAAATATTAAATGGGATGTCTTTAGGATGATGATAAG ATTTATTTACACCGGAACAGTAGATGTCAAATTGGATATTGCTAAGGACCTCCTCATAGCTGCAGATCAGTATCTTCTGGAAGATCTTAAGCATCTTTGTGCACATGCAATTTCTCAA GATATTTATGTGGACAATGTTTCACTAATGTACGATATGTCAGAGACTTACAATGCTACATCATTAAGAAACGCGTGCATACTGTTTGTCATGGAGCAATTTGATAAGTTGAGTGTCAAACCATG GTATTGTAGCCTGGTTTGCCGCATTGCACCCAGCATACACAAATTTTTCTCAGATTTACTAACCAAGCCAGCTGATTCAGAGGACCATTGA